A window from Dromaius novaehollandiae isolate bDroNov1 chromosome 1, bDroNov1.hap1, whole genome shotgun sequence encodes these proteins:
- the LOC112983506 gene encoding endosome-associated-trafficking regulator 1-like produces the protein MPRPLVISGTLERACPESQGLDNDDDDDNEELSYPCHSTSPTSQSKGHDSSGDGQLEDPGESIPFSLRGFLKPRHSCTVKDEGLKNRMYAKSLARHALELEEDGQEFQEPFYKDMGMSGSLSEDEDNSWTRSYHLPVHERSHGSRVTNMAPSSSYDSFQHNPGKHLEVEAFAPWVHASHPYLTYPEHTRVAQPHMLHEESIGDREFPSLQLTYEELREENCMLRWKIRSMQSFSESQAHTVRSLERRLKASMVKEERVAQGLESLVQQTGRSLQLMTQRALEAENNVEKLKQEMFFLQGELESFKVENENLRAGQTTDLGAMKQNIDIALQNLHRIVTGANWSIRQLVSGTELLHFVAELLKSTGKISEVEAEDGL, from the coding sequence ATGCCACGACCGCTTGTCATCTCTGGGACACTGGAGAGGGCCTGCCCAGAATCTCAAGGCCTGGATAACGACGATGATGATGACAATGAAGAACTCAGCTACCCCTGTCACTCCACATCTCCTACATCCCAGTCCAAGGGCCACGACAGCTCAGGCGATGGTCAGCTGGAGGATCCAGGTGAATCCATTCCATTTTCATTAAGGGGTTTTTTAAAACCCAGGCACTCTTGCACAGTGAAAGATGAAGGGCTGAAAAATAGAATGTATGCCAAGAGCTTGGCCAGGCATGCACTGGAACTTGAAGAGGATGGTCAGGAGTTTCAGGAACCATTTTACAAAGACATGGGAATGTCTGGCAGCTTGTCTGAAGATGAGGACAATAGCTGGACCAGGAGCTATCACCTTCCTGTGCATGAAAGATCACATGGGTCCAGAGTCACCAATATGGCACCATCCAGCTCCTATGACTCTTTCCAACATAACCCAGGCAAGCACTTGGAGGTGGAAGCGTTTGCCCCATGGGTCCATGCCAGCCACCCTTATCTCACATACCCGGAGCACACCAGGGTAGCACAGCCCCACATGCTCCACGAAGAGTCCATTGGGGACAGGGAGTTCCCTTCCCTGCAGCTGACCTACGAAGAGCTCAGGGAGGAGAACTGCATGCTTAGGTGGAAGATCAGGAGCATGCAGAGCTTCTCGGAAAGCCAAGCACACACAGTGAGGAGCCTAGAGAGGCGTTTGAAAGCCAGTATGGTCAAAGAGGAGAGAGTAGCCCAAGGGTTAGAGTCCCTTGTCCAGCAGACTGGACGGAGTCTCCAACTGATGACCCAGAGGGCTCTGGAGGCAGAAAACAATGTGGAAAAGTTGAAGCAGGAGATGTTTTTTCTCCAGGGAGAGCTGGAGAGTTTTAAGGTGGAGAATGAAAACCTGAGAGCTGGCCAAACTACTGACCTGGGGGCAATGAAGCAAAACATAGACATCGCCTTGCAGAATCTCCACAGGATAGTAACTGGTGCAAACTGGTCCATCAGACAGTTGGTCTCTGGAACAGAATTGCTGCATTTTGTTGCTGAACTCCTCAAATCTACAGGCAAGATTTCCGAAGTTGAAGCAGAAGATGGTCTATGA
- the KCNJ4 gene encoding inward rectifier potassium channel 4 — translation MIKQAMGSVRVNRYSIVSTEEDGHKVSALGSMNGHSRNGKGHAPRRKHRNRFVKKNGQCNVYFANLSNKSQRYMADIFTTCVDTRWRYMLMIFSAAFLVSWLFFGFLFWCIAFLHGDLNTPAGAGGPSLLKPCIMHVNSFLGAFLFSVETQTTIGYGFRCVTEECPLAIMAVVVQSIVGCVIDSFMIGTIMAKMARPKKRAQTLLFSHHAVISVRDGKLCLMWRVGNLRRSHIVEAHVRAQLIKPYMTEEGEYLPLDQRDLNVGYDVGLDRIFLVSPIIIVHEIDEESPLYGIGKEELETENFEIVVILEGMVEATAMTTQARSSYLASEILWGHRFEPVVFEEKNHYKVDYSRFHKTYEVAGTPCCSARELQESKMTILPSPPPPSAFCYENELALVSQDEDEDDDEVGVALGGSTKEEGGVIQMMDFGSHLDLERLQATLPLDTISYRRESAI, via the exons ATGATAAAGCAAGCCATGGGCAGCGTCCGAGTCAACCG gtACAGTATTGTCTCAACTGAAGAGGATGGACACAAAGTCTCTGCGCTGGGCAGCATGAATGGGCACAGCCGGAATGGGAAGGGCCATGCCCCCCGGCGGAAGCACCGCAACCGTTTTGTGAAGAAGAATGGACAGTGCAATGTCTATTTTGCCAACCTGAGCAACAAATCTCAGCGCTACATGGCCGACATCTTCACCACCTGTGTGGACACGCGCTGGCGGTACATGCTCATGATCTTCTCTGCTGCCTTCCTGGTCTCCTGGCTCTTCTTTGGCTTCCTCTTTTGGTGCATCGCTTTCCTCCATGGTGACCTCAACACACCAGCAGGGGCAGGGGGCCCGTCTCTCCTCAAGCCCTGCATCATGCATGTGAACAGCTTCTTAGgggcttttcttttctcagtagAGACCCAGACGACCATTGGATATGGCTTCCGCTGTGTGACTGAGGAGTGCCCACTGGCCATCATGGCAGTCGTGGTCCAGTCCATTGTGGGCTGTGTGATTGACTCCTTCATGATTGGCACCATCATGGCCAAGATGGCAAGGCCCAAGAAACGGGCCCAGACCCTCCTTTTCAGTCACCATGCGGTCATTTCCGTGAGGGATGGCAAACTGTGCCTCATGTGGCGAGTAGGCAACCTGAGGAGGAGTCACATTGTGGAGGCCCATGTCCGGGCCCAGCTCATCAAGCCCTACATGACAGAGGAAGGGGAATACCTCCCGCTGGATCAGCGAGACCTCAATGTGGGCTATGATGTGGGCCTTGACCGCATATTTTTGGTTTCACCCATTATCATTGTTCATGAGATTGATGAGGAGAGCCCGCTGTATGGGATTGGGAAGGAGGAGCTGGAGACGGAGAACTTTGAGATCGTTGTTATCCTGGAGGGGATGGTAGAAGCCACAGCCATGACCACGCAGGCACGAAGCTCTTACCTCGCTAGTGAAATCCTTTGGGGCCACCGTTTTGAGCCAGTTGTGTTTGAGGAGAAGAACCACTACAAGGTGGATTACTCACGCTTTCACAAGACCTACGAGGTGGCTGGAACACCTTGCTGCTCAGCCCGGGAGCTGCAAGAAAGCAAGATGACTATCCTACCTTCTCCCCCACCTCCCAGTGCCTTCTGCTATGAGAACGAGTTGGCTCTTGTCAGTcaagatgaagatgaagatgaCGACGAAGTGGGTGTGGCATTAGGGGGCAGCACAAAGGAAGAGGGAGGTGTCATCCAGATGATGGATTTTGGAAGCCATCTGGATTTGGAGCGGCTCCAGGCGACTCTGCCCCTAGATACAATCTCATACCGCAGGGAGTCAGCCATCTAA